Proteins found in one Streptomyces sp. CB09001 genomic segment:
- a CDS encoding DUF2249 domain-containing protein — protein sequence MAPAADVYIQATDTDPDIRAQAVIEEAHRKVLERLSALTGPGAAAESAAAVAGQVRVLGAATDRTLYAAASGAAGTRLLVRALRAAADAIGRHADSLTAATDDGERSGTARVLEAMLTVHLGIERAVLLPALAALPGVDLSALAGDFATVLAGGRLEDPAVVDVREIPHGQRHPRIFTRFARLAAEESFVLVNNHDPKPLRREFEATHPGRFTWEYVESGPERWQVRITRVA from the coding sequence ATGGCACCCGCTGCAGACGTGTACATCCAGGCGACCGACACCGACCCGGACATCCGGGCCCAGGCCGTCATCGAGGAAGCCCACCGGAAGGTCCTGGAACGGCTGAGCGCGCTCACCGGGCCCGGAGCCGCCGCGGAGTCCGCCGCCGCGGTGGCCGGACAGGTGCGCGTCCTCGGGGCGGCTACCGACCGGACGCTGTACGCCGCCGCCTCCGGCGCTGCCGGGACGCGGCTCCTGGTCCGGGCGCTCCGCGCGGCGGCCGACGCGATCGGCCGGCACGCCGACTCCCTGACCGCCGCGACGGACGACGGCGAACGCTCCGGCACGGCCCGCGTTCTCGAAGCGATGCTCACCGTTCACCTCGGCATCGAGCGTGCGGTGCTGCTGCCCGCTCTGGCGGCCCTGCCCGGAGTGGACCTGTCCGCCCTCGCCGGCGACTTCGCCACCGTCCTGGCGGGCGGCCGACTGGAAGATCCGGCGGTCGTCGATGTGCGCGAGATCCCGCACGGCCAGCGTCACCCGCGCATCTTCACCCGCTTCGCCCGTCTGGCGGCCGAAGAGAGCTTCGTCCTGGTCAACAACCACGACCCCAAGCCGCTGCGCCGCGAGTTCGAGGCCACCCACCCAGGCCGCTTCACCTGGGAGTACGTCGAGTCCGGGCCCGAGCGGTGGCAGGTGCGCATCACCCGGGTGGCATAG
- a CDS encoding helix-turn-helix domain-containing protein: MSERTLHDPPGPPAVGESRAQVLDILRATRDAVGVREIAERTGLHSNTARFHLDTLVKEGFAERTTEGSGRPGRPRVVYRSVASSAEPTGPRSYQLLARMLTGLITEALSQPAQAAVGAGEAWGRYLVDTPSPARRIDAEEAVRRLTQVLTDVGFAPGPVEHRPDPVVPLRHCPFREVAEEHRDTVCSLHLGLMRGALKEVRAPLGVDRLDPFVEPSLCLAHLAPADEHRAADRAA; encoded by the coding sequence ATGAGCGAACGGACGCTGCACGATCCGCCGGGCCCTCCCGCCGTGGGGGAGAGCCGCGCCCAGGTACTCGACATACTGCGCGCCACACGCGACGCGGTCGGTGTACGGGAGATCGCCGAGCGCACGGGACTGCACTCCAACACCGCGCGCTTCCACCTCGACACCCTGGTCAAGGAGGGGTTCGCCGAGCGCACCACCGAGGGAAGCGGCCGCCCCGGCAGACCCCGGGTCGTCTACCGCTCCGTGGCCTCCTCCGCGGAACCGACCGGTCCCCGCAGCTATCAGCTGCTCGCCCGGATGCTCACCGGCCTCATCACCGAGGCCCTGTCCCAACCTGCGCAGGCCGCCGTCGGCGCCGGGGAGGCGTGGGGCCGCTACCTCGTCGACACCCCCTCGCCCGCCCGGCGCATCGACGCCGAGGAGGCGGTCCGGCGGCTGACCCAGGTGCTCACGGACGTCGGCTTCGCCCCCGGCCCCGTCGAACACCGTCCGGACCCGGTCGTCCCGCTGCGTCACTGCCCGTTCCGGGAGGTCGCCGAAGAACACCGCGACACGGTGTGCTCCCTGCATCTGGGCCTCATGCGTGGCGCCCTGAAGGAAGTGCGCGCCCCGCTCGGCGTCGACCGGCTCGACCCCTTCGTCGAGCCGTCACTGTGCCTGGCCCATCTCGCACCCGCGGACGAACACCGGGCGGCGGACCGCGCCGCCTGA